One window from the genome of Mauremys mutica isolate MM-2020 ecotype Southern chromosome 4, ASM2049712v1, whole genome shotgun sequence encodes:
- the LOC123370004 gene encoding acyl-coenzyme A amino acid N-acyltransferase 2-like: MIQLRVTPESSLADTSVRIHVSGLAPTQLVTLQLSLTDERGVNFQARAFYRADEAGEVDLEQAAATGGDYVGIWPMGLFWFLKPEKLFHRLVKRDVMSGPFCFQLDLFDSCHLLPSSQEVPLATCTVERWYVGPGVERVPIKEGRVRGALFLPPGPGPFPGVIDMFGGAGGLIEFRASLLASRGYAVLALAFFGYDDLPQVLVEMDLEYFEEAANLLLKHPKVRGPGLGVIGVSKGGEVTLAMAAFLEQVVAAVWINGTGFLNGTPLRYKGVHIPHLPYCPERLLITEMGVLDNYHVFKDPRDPAHAAAAIPVEKAQGEVLFVVGEADRNFNSKLFAEMAIERMKSHGKKNYTLLSYPGAGHLIEPPGSPLCSISLIRGSPKPVHWGGEPEPHARAQEHSWQEILKFLDRCLGLTSNL; encoded by the exons ATGATCCAGCTCCGGGTCACCCCTGAGTCATCGCTGGCCGACACATCGGTGAGGATCCACGTCTCCGGCCTAGCACCCACCCAGCTGGTGACCCTGCAGTTGTCGCTGACGGACGAGAGGGGCGTGAACTTCCAGGCCCGAGCCTTCTACCGAGCAGACGAGGCTGGGGAGGTGGACTTGGAGCAGGCAGCTGCCACGGGGGGCGACTACGTGGGCATCTGGCCCATGGGCCTCTTCTGGTTCCTTAAGCCGGAGAAGCTTTTCCACAGGCTGGTGAAACGGGATGTGATGAGCGGCCCCTTTTGCTTCCAGCTCGACCTCTTTGACTCCTGCCATCTCCTTCCCTCATCCCAGGAGGTGCCCCTGGCCACTTGCACTGTGGAGAGGTGGTATGTGGGCCCCGGAGTGGAGCGTGTCCCGATCAAGGAGGGCCGGGTCCGGGGTGCCCTATTCCTGCCTCCTG GGCCGGGTCCCTTTCCGGGGGTGATCGACATGTTTGGCGGGGCCGGCGGGCTCATTGAGTTCCGAGCTAGCCTGCTCGCCAGCCGGGGCTACGCCGTGCTGGCACTGGCGTTCTTTGGCTATGACGACCTGCCGCAGGTGCTGGTGGAGATGGACCTGGAGTATTTCGAGGAAGCAGCCAACCTCCTCTTGAAACACCCCAAG GTGAGAGGCCCAGGCCTCGGAGTGATCGGGGTGTCCAAAGGGGGCGAGGTCACGCTGGCCATGGCTGCCTTCTTAGAGCAGGTGGTGGCCGCCGTCTGGATCAATGGCACAGGATTCCTGAACGGCACGCCACTGCGTTACAAAGGGGTCCACATCCCGCACCTCCCCTACTGCCCTGAGCGGCTGCTCATCACAGAGATGGGGGTCCTGGACAACTACCACGTCTTCAAGGACCCCCGGGACCCAGCCCACGCAGCTGCTGCCATCCCTGTGGAGAAGGCTCAAGGGGAGGTGCTCTTCGTGGTGGGAGAAGCTGACCGCAATTTTAATAGCAAGCTGTTTGCTGAGATGGCCATAGAGAGGATGAAGAGCCATGGGAAGAAGAACTATACCCTGCTCTCCTaccctggggctgggcacctGATCGAGCCGCCGGGGTCCCCACTGTGCAGCATCTCGCTGATCCGGGGGAGCCCCAAACCTGTGCACTGGGGGGGTGAGCCAGAGCCCCATGCCAGAGCTCAGGAGCATTCCTGGCAGGAGATCCTGAAATTCCTTGACCGCTGTCTTGGACTCACCAGCAATCTGTAA